A single window of Fischerella sp. PCC 9605 DNA harbors:
- a CDS encoding hybrid sensor histidine kinase/response regulator, with translation MHFNQEKDYQGNILVVDDTPDNLRLLSAMLTAQGYEVRKALNGKMALTACQMVLPDVILLDINMPGMDGYEVCRQLKADRKTCQVPVIFISALDDVLDKVKAFDVGGVDYITKPFHGAEVILRIENQINLRLLQNKLQEKNFLLQETLDELKAAQVQRIQSEKMVALGNLVAGIAHEVNNPISFIYGNLEYASQYVRDLVNLIEVYQQEYPNPTPKIQTIVKEIDLNFLINDLQNLMGAMYRGSDRIRSIVQALQNFSRLDEAEMKQVDIHVGIDSTLVMLQHRLRETPNRPAIEVVKEYGNLPLVSCYVSELNQVFMHLLNNAIDALDESRGGSAVDGSPGIKHLPFNSQESIVKIPELLTMDSGTPVATTEGTSATRWLLLTKPQIHIRTMLTDSDTVKICIADNGSGIDESVRSRVFDPFFTTKPVGKGSGLGLSISYQIVVQKHQGKLTCTSSPGQGANFTIEIPLEQPQLN, from the coding sequence ATGCATTTCAATCAAGAGAAAGATTACCAAGGAAATATTTTGGTTGTTGATGATACACCAGATAACTTGCGTCTTTTGTCAGCAATGTTGACTGCACAAGGTTATGAAGTTCGCAAGGCATTAAACGGGAAAATGGCGCTTACCGCTTGTCAAATGGTATTACCAGATGTGATTTTGCTAGATATTAACATGCCAGGAATGGATGGCTATGAAGTTTGCAGACAACTGAAAGCCGATCGTAAGACTTGCCAAGTTCCAGTCATTTTTATTAGCGCTCTTGATGATGTTTTGGATAAAGTCAAAGCCTTTGATGTGGGTGGAGTAGACTATATCACTAAACCTTTTCATGGTGCAGAAGTTATATTGCGAATAGAAAATCAAATCAATTTACGCTTGTTACAAAATAAACTGCAAGAAAAAAATTTTTTATTACAAGAAACTCTTGATGAATTGAAGGCTGCTCAAGTCCAAAGAATTCAAAGCGAAAAAATGGTAGCACTAGGAAATTTAGTAGCAGGAATTGCCCATGAAGTGAACAATCCAATCAGTTTTATCTATGGTAATCTCGAATATGCCAGTCAATACGTGCGAGACTTAGTGAATTTAATTGAGGTATATCAGCAGGAATATCCAAATCCGACACCAAAAATTCAAACAATCGTCAAAGAGATAGACCTGAATTTTTTGATTAACGATCTGCAAAACCTCATGGGTGCGATGTACAGAGGATCTGATCGCATCCGTTCTATTGTTCAGGCACTACAAAACTTCTCCCGTCTCGACGAAGCCGAGATGAAGCAGGTTGATATCCATGTAGGTATAGACAGCACCCTGGTAATGTTGCAACATCGGCTAAGGGAAACACCAAATCGTCCTGCTATTGAGGTAGTGAAAGAATACGGCAACTTACCCCTAGTTAGCTGTTATGTCAGTGAACTCAACCAGGTTTTTATGCATCTGTTGAACAATGCGATCGATGCTTTGGATGAGTCAAGAGGAGGCAGTGCGGTGGACGGGTCTCCCGGCATAAAGCACCTGCCGTTCAATAGTCAAGAGTCAATAGTCAAAATCCCCGAACTATTGACTATGGACTCTGGAACGCCAGTCGCTACAACGGAGGGAACCTCCGCAACGCGCTGGCTCCTCTTGACTAAACCCCAAATTCACATTCGCACGATGCTAACAGACTCAGATACTGTAAAGATTTGTATAGCCGACAATGGTTCCGGTATAGATGAGTCGGTGCGATCGCGAGTGTTTGACCCATTTTTTACCACAAAGCCTGTAGGCAAAGGCAGTGGACTGGGATTATCGATTAGTTATCAAATTGTAGTGCAAAAACATCAAGGCAAGCTCACTTGCACCTCATCACCCGGACAAGGAGCCAATTTTACCATTGAAATTCCTTTGGAACAACCTCAATTAAATTGA
- the ldpA gene encoding circadian clock protein LdpA codes for MTDHLDPLLSLKEGHWFKLICGASFQHLPAVRSLTLAYTLAGADCIDVAADPAVIAAAREALQVATKFAKDAKERGFGNTGKSPFLMVSLNDGEDPHFRKAKFDSTECPPDCHRPCERICPARAIKFSNIQEDFSGVISEKCYGCGRCIPACPYDIIYTSSYVSTPEAIAPLILSTGVDAVEIHTKVGRLTEFRRLWQAISPWTERLKLVAISCPDGEGMIDYLHALYDAIAPCNCALIWQTDGRPMSGDIGDGTTLATVKLGQKVLAAKLPGYVQLAGGTNSYTVAKLRAMGLLGNGKDTGTRGHEDGGNCSSNSLSASPRLPFSASSISGVAYGSYARVLLSPILEQLEAREVNDASVKTTVRLEEEPELLWQAVGLAHSLVSQLKSQQ; via the coding sequence GTGACTGATCACCTCGACCCATTACTATCTCTAAAAGAAGGTCACTGGTTCAAGCTCATCTGCGGAGCCAGCTTCCAGCATCTGCCTGCGGTCAGAAGTTTAACATTAGCCTACACTTTGGCTGGCGCTGACTGCATAGATGTGGCTGCCGATCCAGCTGTAATCGCCGCAGCGAGAGAGGCGCTACAAGTTGCTACCAAATTTGCTAAGGATGCCAAAGAGCGAGGCTTTGGCAACACAGGAAAATCACCGTTTTTGATGGTTAGCCTCAACGATGGTGAAGATCCGCATTTTCGCAAAGCAAAGTTTGACTCAACAGAGTGTCCCCCAGATTGCCACCGACCATGCGAAAGAATTTGTCCAGCACGGGCAATTAAATTTAGCAATATACAAGAGGATTTTTCAGGAGTCATTTCCGAAAAATGCTACGGCTGTGGTCGTTGCATTCCAGCTTGTCCATATGATATAATTTATACATCATCCTATGTATCAACACCAGAAGCGATCGCACCATTGATCCTGTCAACTGGGGTTGATGCTGTAGAAATACATACTAAAGTAGGGCGTTTGACAGAATTTCGGCGATTGTGGCAAGCAATTTCACCGTGGACTGAACGCTTGAAGTTAGTAGCGATTAGCTGTCCCGATGGCGAAGGTATGATTGATTACCTGCACGCCTTGTATGACGCGATCGCCCCATGTAATTGTGCTCTAATTTGGCAAACCGACGGCCGTCCGATGAGTGGTGATATAGGTGATGGCACCACTTTAGCCACGGTGAAATTAGGGCAAAAAGTTTTGGCAGCTAAATTACCGGGATACGTGCAGTTAGCAGGTGGCACTAATAGCTACACTGTTGCCAAGTTAAGGGCAATGGGACTGCTAGGCAACGGGAAGGACACGGGGACGCGAGGACACGAGGACGGAGGGAATTGTTCCTCAAATTCCCTCTCCGCGTCACCGCGTCTCCCATTCTCCGCGTCTTCCATTTCTGGAGTAGCCTATGGCAGCTACGCCCGTGTATTGCTGTCACCAATTCTTGAGCAGTTAGAAGCAAGGGAGGTGAATGACGCCAGTGTCAAAACAACTGTCCGCCTAGAAGAGGAACCAGAATTGCTCTGGCAAGCTGTTGGGCTTGCCCATTCTCTCGTTTCCCAGCTCAAGTCACAGCAGTAG
- a CDS encoding R3H domain-containing nucleic acid-binding protein yields the protein MTITDDLQKLLDILPQDLRQKLEKHPQRDSLVEVVLDLGRRPEARFPHQAEYLSDAPVTQEVIDDCIKRVGSFGGDNRAGIEQTLHRISAIRNRNGKIIGLTCRVGRAVFGTIGMIRDLVETGKSILMLGRPGVGKTTALREIARVLADDLNKRVVIIDTSNEIAGDGDVPHPAIGKARRMQVAHPELQHQVMIEAVENHMPEVIVIDEIGTELEALAARTIAERGVQLVGTAHGNQIENLIKNPTLSDLVGGIQAVTLGDDEARRRGSQKTVLERKAPPTFEIAVEMLERQRWVVHESVADTVDTLLRGHQPSPQVRTVDEDGKVKITRQLTALNGRSQSLGKEESFAPARQSNGWRSSGQMLPLPPTAEPPKLSRHSEFDRLLDESLNHFDSFNDVDTRLAGPNGEDLPLHVYPYGVSRSQLEQVIEVLNLPVVLTKDIDSADAILALRSHVKNHAKLRQMAKARQVPIHMIKSSTIPQITRSLRRLLNIDDPEITDDRELQLFLHSASDDEIDALEEARLAVEQIVIPKGQPVELLPRSPQVRKMQHELVEHYRLKSHSFGEEPNRRLRIYPA from the coding sequence ATGACGATTACAGACGATCTCCAAAAGTTGTTAGATATTTTGCCCCAAGACCTGCGGCAAAAATTAGAGAAGCATCCCCAACGAGATAGTTTAGTTGAAGTGGTCTTGGATCTGGGCCGTCGCCCAGAGGCTCGCTTTCCCCATCAAGCTGAGTATCTGAGCGACGCGCCCGTTACTCAGGAAGTAATAGATGATTGCATCAAGCGAGTGGGAAGCTTCGGCGGAGATAATCGAGCAGGAATAGAGCAAACTCTGCACCGGATCAGCGCTATCCGCAACCGCAACGGCAAGATAATTGGCTTAACTTGCCGCGTTGGTCGGGCGGTGTTTGGAACCATTGGCATGATCCGCGATTTAGTAGAAACTGGTAAATCGATTCTCATGCTGGGACGCCCAGGTGTGGGTAAAACCACTGCCTTGCGGGAAATAGCCCGTGTTTTGGCGGATGATTTGAACAAGCGAGTAGTGATTATTGATACCTCTAACGAAATCGCGGGCGATGGCGACGTTCCCCACCCGGCAATTGGTAAGGCAAGACGGATGCAAGTAGCTCATCCGGAATTGCAGCATCAGGTGATGATTGAGGCAGTGGAAAACCATATGCCAGAAGTCATCGTCATTGATGAAATTGGCACGGAACTGGAAGCTTTGGCAGCTCGTACGATTGCGGAACGGGGTGTGCAGTTGGTAGGTACTGCCCACGGCAACCAAATTGAAAACTTAATCAAAAACCCCACCCTTTCCGATTTGGTTGGTGGTATCCAAGCTGTGACGTTGGGAGATGATGAAGCCAGACGACGGGGCAGTCAAAAAACCGTTTTAGAACGCAAAGCTCCTCCTACCTTTGAAATTGCTGTGGAAATGCTGGAACGGCAACGCTGGGTAGTCCACGAAAGTGTTGCTGACACAGTCGATACTCTGCTGAGAGGGCATCAGCCTAGCCCGCAAGTCAGAACTGTTGATGAAGACGGTAAAGTCAAGATTACACGCCAGTTAACTGCTCTCAACGGTCGCTCCCAAAGCCTGGGCAAAGAAGAATCTTTTGCACCAGCACGACAGTCTAACGGCTGGCGTTCATCGGGGCAAATGCTACCATTGCCGCCCACAGCAGAGCCGCCAAAGCTTTCTAGGCACAGTGAGTTTGACCGCTTGCTGGATGAATCGTTAAATCACTTTGACAGCTTTAATGACGTTGATACCAGACTGGCAGGGCCTAACGGCGAAGATTTGCCACTGCACGTTTACCCTTATGGTGTCAGCCGCAGTCAATTAGAACAAGTAATTGAGGTGCTGAATTTGCCAGTGGTATTGACAAAAGATATTGATAGTGCTGATGCAATTTTGGCACTGCGATCGCACGTCAAAAACCACGCTAAATTGCGGCAAATGGCAAAAGCTCGACAAGTGCCGATTCACATGATTAAATCCAGTACAATTCCGCAAATTACCCGTAGCTTGCGGCGATTGCTGAACATAGACGATCCGGAAATTACTGACGATCGCGAACTGCAACTATTTCTCCACAGCGCCAGCGATGATGAGATTGATGCTTTGGAGGAAGCTAGACTTGCAGTTGAGCAGATTGTCATTCCCAAAGGACAGCCTGTGGAATTGTTGCCGCGATCGCCCCAAGTGCGGAAGATGCAACACGAGTTGGTGGAACACTACCGCTTGAAGTCCCATAGCTTTGGGGAAGAACCAAATCGGCGCTTGCGGATTTATCCGGCGTAA
- a CDS encoding toll/interleukin-1 receptor domain-containing protein, translating to MLEDSGNTIFIEEFLLQVIRGESFIEDILIERDVKRPGTGSHESTEVTEAQSLSRNPISNVTELLEDDLRHSFDKRFFTFRFVAAIAGSGKTTLLQYLEKRIAFRDDYLTRSLVFRFDLPRILSISNSQSVRNKFYFYLLANTFQKALDNQEIKVVAEHILRELLGDEVAAELLRKTTTEIGFRSKFIRCFSESGIEAEEIFFYIIEQILKCKQNYTFVYLIDELDDVLRENTTYDQSIRSVFRSLINKAYQDYQQKIPLIIYLAGTSDIARKFLVEDLAFESRVRDSVIRLVPGRIEEFNRIKDKIIKRVKDAYQGQTNFEQANREIENIQLHYSDSNKILRNFCKEYAGRVLEICKQYLIEASENAFNGTIRSFTELVKSECERQWKDYLGRYELKVDSNIIKAKNFSFGCYATLEENGNIVARAYGGARNYELLKLYVDNFIHQLDVENYKPISSNIKPHDIAFIIAPACSLYLNKILENKKIVWVNPSNKEKNNTGETLNTKDNSTNETLSICIDINIIDMDEKEKLSEAFKGTGIGDKIIEEIIRNRPYKNLDDLASRKIRFLGSTRIQEIKKKIDNDQLCFNIGLFLCHNSKDKLEVMKIAEQLKERRISVWFDEWDLIVGDHWPRVLEKQIDNEQLRSAAVFIGKEGMGPWQTEEMYALMQKCVKRGHRIIPVILKSFKGEVTLPNFLEVRHAVDLRQRNVNAVEKLIEGIKHWRV from the coding sequence ATGCTTGAAGACTCAGGAAACACAATATTTATAGAAGAATTCCTTTTACAAGTGATTAGAGGGGAGTCCTTTATTGAGGATATTTTGATTGAGCGCGATGTTAAACGCCCAGGAACAGGAAGTCACGAGTCTACGGAAGTTACGGAAGCTCAAAGTCTTTCTAGAAACCCTATATCCAATGTAACAGAATTACTTGAGGATGATCTACGCCATAGTTTTGACAAACGTTTTTTTACCTTTAGATTCGTGGCAGCGATTGCTGGAAGTGGAAAGACTACATTACTACAATACTTAGAAAAACGAATTGCATTTAGAGATGATTACTTGACCCGTTCTCTAGTCTTTCGTTTTGACTTACCTAGAATTCTTTCTATCAGTAATAGTCAAAGTGTGAGAAATAAATTCTATTTTTATTTATTAGCAAATACATTTCAAAAGGCTTTAGATAATCAAGAGATTAAAGTTGTAGCAGAACATATTTTAAGAGAACTGTTAGGCGATGAAGTGGCTGCTGAGCTTCTTAGAAAAACCACCACAGAGATAGGTTTTCGTTCTAAGTTTATTAGATGTTTTAGTGAAAGCGGAATTGAAGCTGAGGAAATATTTTTTTATATTATTGAACAAATATTAAAGTGTAAACAAAATTATACATTTGTATATCTAATTGATGAATTAGACGATGTTTTAAGAGAAAATACCACTTATGACCAGTCAATAAGGTCTGTATTTAGGTCTTTGATAAATAAGGCTTATCAAGACTACCAACAAAAAATTCCCTTAATAATATATTTAGCAGGAACATCTGATATTGCCAGAAAGTTTCTTGTAGAAGATTTAGCTTTTGAGAGCCGTGTACGTGATTCAGTTATACGTCTAGTACCAGGACGTATTGAGGAATTTAATCGAATTAAAGATAAAATTATTAAGCGCGTTAAAGATGCCTATCAAGGTCAAACTAATTTTGAACAAGCAAATAGAGAAATAGAAAATATACAGCTTCATTATTCTGATAGCAATAAGATTTTAAGAAACTTCTGTAAAGAATATGCTGGTAGAGTGTTAGAAATATGTAAGCAGTACTTAATAGAAGCATCTGAAAATGCATTTAATGGCACGATTCGTAGTTTTACAGAATTAGTGAAATCGGAATGCGAACGCCAATGGAAAGATTATCTGGGAAGGTATGAATTAAAGGTTGATTCAAATATTATCAAAGCTAAAAATTTTTCTTTTGGCTGCTATGCGACATTAGAGGAAAACGGTAATATAGTTGCTAGAGCATATGGTGGAGCTAGAAATTATGAGTTATTAAAGTTGTACGTAGACAATTTTATTCATCAGCTTGATGTAGAAAATTACAAGCCTATTAGTTCTAATATAAAACCACATGATATAGCCTTTATAATCGCCCCAGCATGCTCATTATATTTGAATAAAATTTTAGAAAATAAAAAAATTGTATGGGTGAATCCATCTAATAAAGAAAAAAACAATACAGGTGAAACTTTAAATACAAAAGATAATAGTACAAATGAAACACTTTCTATTTGTATAGATATCAATATAATTGACATGGATGAAAAAGAAAAGTTGAGTGAAGCTTTTAAAGGAACAGGTATTGGAGATAAAATAATTGAAGAAATTATTCGTAATAGACCTTACAAAAACTTAGATGATTTAGCTAGTCGCAAAATAAGATTTCTTGGGTCAACACGCATACAAGAAATAAAAAAAAAGATTGACAATGACCAGCTTTGCTTCAATATAGGTCTTTTTCTCTGCCATAATAGCAAAGATAAACTTGAGGTGATGAAGATTGCAGAACAGTTAAAGGAACGAAGAATATCAGTCTGGTTTGATGAGTGGGATCTCATTGTAGGCGATCATTGGCCAAGGGTGTTGGAGAAACAGATTGATAATGAACAGCTTAGATCAGCAGCTGTATTTATTGGAAAGGAAGGTATGGGTCCGTGGCAGACAGAGGAAATGTATGCTCTCATGCAAAAGTGTGTGAAACGCGGGCATCGAATTATTCCTGTAATCCTGAAAAGTTTTAAAGGAGAAGTAACGCTTCCAAACTTTCTTGAAGTTAGACATGCAGTCGATCTCAGACAGCGGAACGTTAATGCTGTGGAAAAGCTAATTGAAGGCATCAAACATTGGCGTGTTTAA